A segment of the Oscillospiraceae bacterium genome:
AAGAGTTAGGCGGAAGCGTTGATCACGTCCCGGAAAAAGCAAAAGACTGGAACGGTTATCACTTTTATTTCAGAGATTTAGATGGACATTATTGGGAGATAGCATATTAAACAACTACACCGAATAAGCATTCGCTTCACATGTAGGGAATGGCGTCCCCGACATCCCGCAAAGGAGAAACATCATGCAAAACAACTCGCAGGGGACAGCCCCCAAAACCACCATATTCAGCGGCGTAAAGCCGACGGGCGTGCCGACGCTGGGCAACTACCTCGGCGCCATGAAACATTTCGGAACACTGGGCGATGACCCGGACGTGCTGGCGTTATACTGCGTTGTTGACCTGCACGCCATCACCATCCGTGTACCCCCTGCCGAACTGCGTGAAAATACCCTGACATTGCTGGCGCAGTACATCGCCTGCGGCATGAATCCCCAAAAGTGTGTGCTGTTTTTGCAAAGTCATGTGCCGGCGCACGCCGAATTGACGTGGGTGCTGGATTGCTACACCATGTTCGGCGAAATGTCGCGCATGACGCAATTCAAGGACAAGTCGGCGAAAACGCCGCAAAACATCAATGTCGGGCTGTTTAACTATCCTGTGCTGATGGCGGCCGATGTGCTGCTGTATCAGGCCGACATTGTGCCGGTCGGCGAGGACCAGAAGCAGCACATGGAAGTGGCCCGTGACATTGCCGAGCGGTTCAATAGTGTATATGGCGATATATTTACCATTCCCGCGCCGCAAATGCCTAAGCTGGGCGCGCGCATTATGAGTTTGCAAGACCCGTCGCGCAAAATGGACAAGAGTGACGAAAACGAGAACGCCTACATCAGCCTGCTCGATGAGCCGGACGTGATTATGAAGAAATGCAAGCGCGCCGTAACGGACAGCGAGGGCGGCGTGTATGAGTCGGCGGACAAGCCCGGCGTGTCGAACCTGATGACCATATACGCCCAAGGCGCGGGCATGACAATGGCACAGGTGACGGAGCACTTCGCAGGCAAAGGCTACGGCGACTTCAAGCGCGAAGTCGGCGAGCTTGTGGTAGAACTGCTGACGCCTATTCGAGAGGAAACGGCGCGATTACTTGCCGACAAGGAATATCTGTACGGCGTTTTGCGTGATGGCGCGGCAAAAGCGGCAGATCTTGCCACACCGACGTTAAGAAAAGTATATGAGGCTGTCGGCTTTATACCGCAGGGAGGCTAAACTCATGGAATTAACCATCGTCATCCCCGTATACAACGAAGCATCAGCCATCGCACAGAATGTTGATGCTATTCAAGCGCAGCTCGCCGCTGACGGTATTGCGGCTGCGCTGATTTTGGTCGACGACGGCTCACGTGACGATAGCTGGAAGGTTATCCAAATGTTGGCGGTCGGGCGAGACAATATCACCAGCTTACGCCTGTCACGCAACTTTGGTAAAGAAGCCGCGATTTTCGCCGGCATCAAGCAAGTGCAGACTCAATATTGCCTTGTTATGGATGCCGACTTGCAACATCCGCCGCGCTACATAAAGGATTTTTTGCAAACGGCAAAGGATACTAACATTGACATTGTCGAAGGTATAAAAGCCGATCGCGGCAAAGAAAGTTTGCGCTATAAATTGCTTGCCAAGCTCTTTTACCGTATCCTCCGCACCGTAAGTGGTGTTGATTTAGCAAACTCCTCTGACTTCAAGCTGCTCAATCGCCGGGTGATGGATGTGATCAACAGCTTCGACGAAAAAAGAGTATTTTTTCGCGGTCTGGTTGGATGGAGCGGTTTTGAGCGTGCGCAGATTGAGTTTATGGTCGACGAACGCTCAGGCGGTGAGACCAAATTTTCGACACGAAAACTCTTGGGGATGGCGGTCAACTCTATGCTGTCATATACCGGAAAGCCCATTTACCTTACGCTCTTTTTTAGCGTACTTTTTGGCATCGGGGCAATGATTTTGGGTGTGCATACGCTATATAACTACTTTGCCGGTCACGCCGTTAGCGGGTTTTCAACGGTCATACTATTGCTGCTGACCATTGGCGCGTTGATTTTATTTTCGCTATGTATTATCGGCGCGTATATCGCGCGCATTTATGATGAGGTTAAAAATCGACCGCAATACATTATCTCGGAAACAACAAGAAAAGAGGATTAGTTCATGAGTAAAGAGCAACGCAGGACGATACTGTTCTTGTTGGCGTTTGGTGCGGCGTTTTACGCAATGGCGCTGCATTTTCCGTTGTCGGGGGATGATTGGCAGTGGGGCAGCCATCATGCTATTGAAATTCCGCGGCTTAACGGGCGGTATTTGGGAAACTTAACGGCCATTATGCTGGCGAAAATGGTATGGTTGCGCCCGATTGTAATGGCGATGGCCGTGACGGCCAGTGTCTATTTCGTCTCAGCGATTTCGGCGCGTATATCCGGCGCCAAGAGCCGTGCGCCTATGTTGCTGACGGCGTTGCTGTTTATGTTGCTTACCCCCGCTATAATGCGGCAGGTTTATCCGTGGTCGTCGGGCTTTGCCAATTATGTGTTGCCAACGATGTTTGTGCTCGGCACCATCTTTTTCTTTGTGCGCAAACCGGATGCCAAAGCATGGTACATTGCCGCAGTGTGCGCGTGGGCGATATTAGGGCAATTCTTTGTCGAACATATCACATTGTATGCTGTGGCAGCTTCGTTGTTTGTGACAGGGTGGTATATTGTCAAATATAAGCGACTTCATCCCTTCTTAACGGCATTGACAGCAACATATGTGGCCGGCGCGGCCTTGATGTTCATGCATGGTGCGTACGGTGCCGAGGATTTATACGGCAGTCATCCTATGCCAACGGGGTTGCGTGAACTGCTTGGCAATGTGTCAGAAAATTATTTTGATGTTATTAGTCCGCACGGCATTGCCAATAATATGTTCCTCAATGTGTTGATCGTTGTTGCTGTGCTATTGTTGATTCGATCATCGGACAAACTGAAAACACGATATACGTGGGGCGTGGGCATTGCGGCATGTATATCGCTGTTTCCCGTGTATGTGTTTTTGCGGCAACTTCACCCGCATTTGCCGTACGCAAGACTGGTGCGATATTTTGACGGCGTGATGTCGGCACTGTTTTTTGTTGGGTTTGTTGCAGCGGTCTGTCTGTTTATGCCGCAGAGTA
Coding sequences within it:
- the trpS gene encoding tryptophan--tRNA ligase; its protein translation is MQNNSQGTAPKTTIFSGVKPTGVPTLGNYLGAMKHFGTLGDDPDVLALYCVVDLHAITIRVPPAELRENTLTLLAQYIACGMNPQKCVLFLQSHVPAHAELTWVLDCYTMFGEMSRMTQFKDKSAKTPQNINVGLFNYPVLMAADVLLYQADIVPVGEDQKQHMEVARDIAERFNSVYGDIFTIPAPQMPKLGARIMSLQDPSRKMDKSDENENAYISLLDEPDVIMKKCKRAVTDSEGGVYESADKPGVSNLMTIYAQGAGMTMAQVTEHFAGKGYGDFKREVGELVVELLTPIREETARLLADKEYLYGVLRDGAAKAADLATPTLRKVYEAVGFIPQGG
- a CDS encoding glycosyltransferase family 2 protein, translated to MELTIVIPVYNEASAIAQNVDAIQAQLAADGIAAALILVDDGSRDDSWKVIQMLAVGRDNITSLRLSRNFGKEAAIFAGIKQVQTQYCLVMDADLQHPPRYIKDFLQTAKDTNIDIVEGIKADRGKESLRYKLLAKLFYRILRTVSGVDLANSSDFKLLNRRVMDVINSFDEKRVFFRGLVGWSGFERAQIEFMVDERSGGETKFSTRKLLGMAVNSMLSYTGKPIYLTLFFSVLFGIGAMILGVHTLYNYFAGHAVSGFSTVILLLLTIGALILFSLCIIGAYIARIYDEVKNRPQYIISETTRKED
- a CDS encoding DUF6056 family protein, coding for MSKEQRRTILFLLAFGAAFYAMALHFPLSGDDWQWGSHHAIEIPRLNGRYLGNLTAIMLAKMVWLRPIVMAMAVTASVYFVSAISARISGAKSRAPMLLTALLFMLLTPAIMRQVYPWSSGFANYVLPTMFVLGTIFFFVRKPDAKAWYIAAVCAWAILGQFFVEHITLYAVAASLFVTGWYIVKYKRLHPFLTALTATYVAGAALMFMHGAYGAEDLYGSHPMPTGLRELLGNVSENYFDVISPHGIANNMFLNVLIVVAVLLLIRSSDKLKTRYTWGVGIAACISLFPVYVFLRQLHPHLPYARLVRYFDGVMSALFFVGFVAAVCLFMPQSKHKRLVLFALGSVAILLAPLMGIRPLGPRLFFIVYAMLVLAAVSVIMHLKERRLLPQSKMLADLWRVAASVALAAMFVMFFGVYRRIHNAAEQRQVFIEQQLAQTDLTQEEVWIYMPHLPFEHYVWVGTPTSYWNGLMYRRFHNIPNNVRFKFISYDDWQRGNFS